The proteins below are encoded in one region of Coriobacteriia bacterium:
- a CDS encoding PadR family transcriptional regulator, with translation MPICAPKSDNEFRECCCTGKTLDRLVQPAILSILADEDLHGYAIVQLLAESPMFGGQKPDATGVYRSLRQMEELGYVDSVWNTSESGPAKKLFHLTDSGCACMARWVDTLTCYRAAVGELISMLRTAQAKNQVVAAD, from the coding sequence ATGCCGATCTGTGCACCCAAGTCCGACAACGAGTTCCGGGAATGCTGCTGTACGGGAAAGACCCTCGATCGGCTCGTACAGCCGGCCATTCTGAGCATTCTGGCCGACGAGGATCTCCATGGCTACGCGATTGTGCAACTCTTGGCTGAATCTCCGATGTTCGGAGGCCAGAAGCCTGATGCCACGGGCGTCTACCGCTCCCTTCGCCAGATGGAGGAACTCGGATACGTTGATTCAGTCTGGAACACGTCGGAGTCGGGTCCCGCCAAGAAGCTCTTCCATCTGACGGACAGCGGGTGCGCCTGCATGGCGCGCTGGGTCGACACCCTCACCTGCTATCGGGCAGCCGTCGGTGAGCTTATCAGCATGCTTCGAACCGCCCAGGCGAAGAATCAGGTAGTCGCTGCGGACTAG